From the genome of Alicyclobacillus sp. SO9:
GGTCCAACCGGGGCTACAGGTCCCACCGGAGCCACTGGTCCTACAGGAGCGACAGGTCCGACGGGAGCCGGAGTAACAGGTCCCACCGGAGCTACGGGTCCGACGGGAGCCACCGGCCCGACGGGAGCGACAGGTCCGACGGGAGCCGGAGTAACAGGTCCCACCGGAGCGACAGGTCCGACAGGAGCCACTGGTCCAACCGGGGCAACAGGTCCGACGGGAGCAGGGGTAACCGGCCCGACCGGCCCGACAGGTCCCACAGGAGCAGGTATCGTAACAGAGTACGCATTTTCAAACAACACAGGGACCATAGCTGTTAATACTGCAGGAGCACCAACCACTATTGCTACGATGTCCATTCCTGTTGTTGCAGGAGATCGGATTAAAATCGACTGGGCCTACAGCTTTGAGGCGGTTGTAACGGCCAACTGGACCATCACGTACAACGCGGCTCTGCAGAGAAACGGAACTGGAATTGAGACGAGGACATTTTCCAGAACAGGGTCTACGGCTTCAACCCAGCGGTTCGATCTTGCCGACACGTATACCGATACGGCCCCAGCTACTGCGACAGACACGTATACAATCGTCATCACAGTAACTACCGCCACAAGTGTTACGTCAGCTTCGGCTATCAACCGAGATATGAATGCCATAGACTTTGGCCCGTAATAACGATATAGCAACAGATCACGTTCAGGCAGATAATGCTTGGACGTGATCTCGTTTTTAATCCACCCCAATTGATAGATACGCACATGGGGATGTCCAAATATTCATGTTCCAATCATCACTTGGCTGGATACCCGGCTGCAGGTTTTCACACGTATGAAATTGATATTGCTGTAGCTGATTCAGACCTTGCGGCTTACAGCACTTTGACACTTGCTGTAAATGCCATCGAGTTTGTATAACTTATCAGCATGTAATCCTTCAACATCAGGGTGCCTTGAGACAACACAAGGTATCCTGTTTCGTCTTTTCAGGCTTTTCGACAATTCCCGGTTCTCAGCAGGGCAGCTACCGTGAACAGTCCTTGCTTGGCTCACATATTAAGGTAAAGGTTTTATTGAAAGGAGTTGCGGTGAGTGGTTACTATCAGCCTTTGCATGATTGTGAAAAACGAAGAGGATACACTGGCGCGGTGCTTGGATACGGTTCACGATCTCGTTGATGAAATCAACATTGTGGATACGGGATCGGAGGATAAAACCGTTGAAATTGCCAAGGAGTATACCGAACGTGTTTTCCATTTTCCTTGGACAGGAAATTTCGCGGAGGCACGGAACGAATCCTTCAGCCATGCCACAATGGACTACATTTTCTATATGGATGCCGATGATGTGTTACTCGAGGAAGACCGTGACAAATTGAAATCTCTCAAGGAATCGCTAAACCCAGCTATAGACTCGGTTTCCATGTACTATAATGCCGGCATGGATTCCTTCGGAAATGTGACCCTTCGGTACCGCAGGCACAGATTGCTGAGGCGGGAGAAAAACTACAAATGGTACGGTGACTGCCATAATTATCTAAATGTAGCTGGTAACATCATGAATTCAGATGTTGCTGTGACACATAAGAGTCCACCGAACAAAAAATCGCGTATCGGCAGAAATCTCTCCATCTATCAAACGAAGATAGAGAGGGGAGACGGATTTTCCCCGCGCGATTACTTTTATTACGGCAACGAGCTCCGGGAAAGCGGCCGCCATCAGGAGGCTATTGAGAGTTACGAAAAAAATCTGGCTATGAAGGAAGGCTGGGTAGACGATAAGATACATGCTTGCATCAATATGGCGGACTGCTATCGTATCTTGAAAGACGATTCCAAGGAATTGACTTCCTTACTGCGGTCATTGGAATACGGGGTTCCGCGCCCGGAAACCTTGTGTCGCATCGGCTATCATTTTCATCGTCAGAAAAAGTGGCAAATTGCGGCATACTGGTATGAACAGGCCATAAATATGAAGCCGGACTTTAACCAGTGGAGCTTCAGCTATCCTGCGTATTCCACTTGGTATCCGCATCTGCAACTGTGTGTTTGTTATTACTACATGGGCAACTTTCAAAAGGCGTGGGAGCACAATGAGGAAGCAGGAAAATACCGGCCGGAAGATACAAGCGTACTTCACAACAGAAAACTGTTGGAATCGAAATTGAATATGACACCGACAACAACCGAGGCTTGAGTCTTCTGCAAGTGATACAATAATTGTATTCACAGAAGAAACACGGTTGAGAGGTGTATTTTTATATGAGTTTGGATGCTGGCATAAAGGAACGCGTTGCAGCGCTGCAACAGATACTGAAGGAGAATAATACTGATGTACTTGTGGCAACCTCCCCGGCCAACCTTTACTACTTTACAGGTGTATGGCTTGAAACCGGGGAGCGCGCCAGTGCATTACTTCTGTCGTCTCAGCACAATCCGGTTTGGGTAGTCCACGAAATGTTTCAACATGAAGCAGAGGGTGCACAAGTTTCAAAGAAGATGTGGAAAGACGGCGATAATCCGTATCAGTTAATTATGGAGTCTATCGACAGCAATGCTCGTTATGCTGTGGACGGGAACTGGGAAGCTCGTCATGTTTTACAGTTAATGAACGCAGATAAAGCTTCACGGACACCAGTTCTCGGGGATGACATGATTACGGCTGCCCGTGTCTGTAAGGATGAAGCAGAGTTAAGGTATTTGTCCCGTGCTTCAGAAATGGCAGATGAAGTGGTTTCAAAGATTAAGGGAGAACTATCGACAGCAAAAACAGAGGGAGAATTGACGGAACGTCTGTGGCAGTTATGGCAGGAAGTTGGAGCAGAGGGAATGTCATTTCCACCCATTGTGGCAACGGGTACAAACGGGGCAGCGCCGCATCACGAACCGAATGAAACGCAACTTCAGGAGAACACAACAGTGATTGTTGATACAGGTGGAGTTTATCAACATTATTGCAGTGATACGACCCGGACTTTTATTTTAGGTGAGCCTTCGGACGAGATGAAAAAGGTCTATCAATTGGTGTTGGACGCCCAAAAGGCAGGTATTGCGGCTGCTAAACCTGGGGTTGCTGCGCAAGAGGTGGACAAAGCCTGTCGGAAGGTGATTACGGACGGTGGCTACGGCACTTATTTCACGCATCGGACCGGGCACGGTGTAGGCTTGGATATTCACGAAGCGCCGTTTGTTGTGGGCGGCAATCAGCAGGTTTTGCAACCTGGAATGGTAATGAGCGTGGAACCGGGGATCTACATACCTGGGAAGTTCGGCGTACGAATCGAAGATTTGATTGTTATTGAAGAAGATGGGGCCACATCGCTAAACCAAGCTCCCAAAGAATTGCAAGATGTTATTGTGAAGTAAATGAATCAGGGTAAGTGAATCAAAATGAGGGAACCAAGGGGGTGGGGAGATGGTGAAGATAGGATTTGAGGCACCAACTCACCAACTCCCCAACTGCCGTAATGCTCAGGAACCCTGGCTGGTGCGTGCTTAAACACTCCCTGCCCCAGGCTATCGGGCCAGTGAGTGAAGCAGGTTAGTCATACTCTTCTAACATAGCGATGGGGACAGCGATTTCTTCCGCGTCTGATTCTCGAATGCCCCAAGCCATTATGCCTTTAAGCTTGTTCACAGTTAGTCGATCGTGGGCTTCCGCAAGGGAATAGGTACGACCGATTTTCAAGTGAACGTTATCCTGGATGAGATAAGATTTGGCAAGGTACCATTTATGCATATTAATTTCATATTCGCTCCAGTTGGCTTCATCATATGCCCGTTGTCCTTGTTGCTGCAATTGCTTCATTTCGTTTTCCAGGTGCGATGGTGTCATGTCACTATATAGCATATTTACACATCCCCGTTAAAAGGTTGACCCAGTCAAGTTTCTCCAGTGCGGATAACTTTGATTGTACCTGAGCCTGTACGGGTTTTAAACATGTGTTTTCATGGCTTTTATAGGCGTTTGAGGTCAAAAAGTTGTCAAGAACCCTGGGTGCTTTTCACTTCCGTAGAAGTGACTCGGAGGTAGAGGGTTTCTCCAACAGTAACAGTCTTCACATGAACAATCATTTCCTTTTGTTCAATATGAAACGTTCGTCCGTCAACCATTTTGACAGGGAGGTCGGGCATGGTCACCAACAGTGACAATGGCTTGTTAATCAACCAAGCCAGTTGCTGTTTTACAAAATCTATGGTACGAATTTCTGTAACCCCGCCTTCAGAACCAAGGACATCTACATGGATCCGTTCAATCATTGGTTGTTGATTGGGTTTATGCAGACGGTCTTCAAGGGCTGTTTTTTCCTGCTCTAATTCTGAAACTTTGTCTGAAAGTTTTTTTTGTTGTTCATATGAGTTTTGTAACTGTCGTCCCATTGCGCTGAGCATCAGTGAACTGCCAATGACGATACCCAGCAGCATGAGAGCAAAACTTCGAGCGGTCTTCATATGGAGGACGGAGCCTTTCCGCCGGCTATGGCCTTAATAATCCAGAATCCGACCTGGCACCCGAAGAAGGCTGCGGTCAGATAAGTGAACTGCTTGCCAAGAACGCTGAACTTTGCATCCAGGACACCGGTTTCTATTGCCCGAATGGTATCCATTGTGCCGCCCAAAGTGCTGACCATGGCCCAAATTTTCAGCCGTTCAGCCAGCAGTACCATGGTATCCATAGGATAATCATGGCGAAACACAGCCCCAATTCCGCCTAGCAGGGCACCTCCGAGAACCATTCCCATGGCAACTAGAAAATCGACAAGGAGTTGGCCTAGAAAACCATTCATGACATCGACCTCCATCACAATGGAGCAGTTTTTTACCAGTAATGCGATAACAGCACTGCATATACTTATTCAAGAATACGGGACAAGTCAGTAAAATATGATATTCGTGTCCATTTGCGGTACTATGGATAGATAGGCCATGAATGAATGGTGGCAAGCATGTGATACAGTGATACAGACAGACAGCATTGCGAGCATGTAAAAGGGGATCAGAATGACGATTACAGGCACTGAGCAACCAGGAGTTTTGACACAGGAACCGCTTTTCGTCAGCGGACAGTATTCGCCAGAAAAGCTGTGGTGGAAAAATGGCTTTGCAAGCATTCATGTTGAGAACGGAACCCGTCATCAAGTTCTCGAATTGCTGAAATTGTTGTCACCAGTGGATCAAAGCCGTCTGACCTTATCATCTGATCAGACAGTAGCCATGCAGGCGGACACTTTTTTCGACTTGTTAGAACAATTTCAAGAGCCTAAAGCCCCCGTCCAAAAGATGATTAAACTGGATGAGAATCTAAAACTGTTTATACGAATACAGAGATGGGCATTTCAAATTGTACGCAATTACGATGTATTGGCTTTTGCTGGGTTGGCAGATATGGGGACAGACCAACTTGTGGAAGAGTTTCTCAAGTTGGCGTATTCCGGTGACGAAGGCTGGGTGCAGTCAGGCGGAATGAAAAACCACGTTGCAGCCTGGGTACCGGCATTAACGGATACGTATGCGCAAGCTTTGCGAAGGCTTTACATCACAAGTGCAGATGATTACCTGAAAGATTCATGGAACTCTCGGCTTCCGTGGAAACGAGATAAGCACGGCCAAGTGATTGTTGATCACTGGCTGTGTTACTGCGTTGATAGATTTATCCAAAAATGTTCTGTGGAAATTCAGCAGGAAGACAGCGATGAAACATCCGGCAGCGGTTTTCGTATCCCTTATCGGGGGGAACAGGAACTGATTGAAGCTTGGCAGAAAGGACTCGGTCAAAAGGAGAAACAGCCTTTTTCTGCGGACCGTTGGTTGATTTGGAGGATGTTGAAACACACATTTTCCGAGAGCGGATGGAAGGCGTCTACTGTCACAGATACTTCCGGTGCAGGTACCTGCCATTTGGAGATGGAATTGTTACCTCCGGCCGCAAATTCGTCCGTTTCTGAGTGGAAACTAATCTGGTACATTGCACACAATCACTGGCCGCATCGGGTACCTCTATCTCAGTGGTGGGAGCAGGAAAAACGTGTGATATGGATTGGACACGAACGGCTTGACAGGCCGGACAGCTGGTTTTTGCCGTTACTAAGGCAAGCGGGAGAATTTTCTCACTTAATTGAACGGACCTTGCAACAACCGGCTCCTGCTGAAGTTGTGATTCCACCTACTGAATTGATGCCCTTGATTTATGACGACTTACCGAAAATTGCTGGTCTTGGTGTTGAATTCAAATACCCTGATATTGAAACTTTAGAAACAAATGATGTGCGGATTCGGGTGCAAGTTAAGCGTGCGAAATCCAAGGGAGCCCAACGCGGTCGACAGCAGTCTGCACGGACGGAGAGTTGGTTCGATGCACAGCAAATTGTCGATTTTGACTGGACAGTTGTTCTTGGCGAAACGGAAATCTCCAGAGATGAATTTCAACGAATGGTGGAGGAACAGTCTCCATACATTCAGTTGGGCGGTTCGTGGAGACTCGTTCCAATTCAGGAGATTTTCGAGCAATTGAAGTCGTTCCAGCAGTTTACTCAGCCTGAATCTGCACAGACAAACTTGCTGCAGTTTTCTAGGACAGTTTCTTTAAGCAACGAGTCTCCAATTGATGTGGAAGTGGAATACGAGTCGGATGCCATTGTTGTAAAGCGTTGGATTGAAGCTTTACGTAGTGCGGCAAATCCGCCCAAATTACCTGAACCAATGGGTTTTCACGGGGAACTGCGTCACTATCAGATGCTTGGTTTTTCCTGGTTGATTCATTTGCGGAAAATGGGTCTGGGCGGTTGTTTGGCTGATGATATGGGGTTGGGGAAGACCATTCAAATTTTGGCCTATTTGATGTATTTGAAAGAAGAAAATCAGGCCCGGGGCGTCCATTTGTTGGTATGCCCTACTTCTTTGTTGCAGAACTGGCGTTCTGAATTGACCCGGTTTACGCCGGAACTGAGGGTGCATGTACACCACGGATCAGCGCGAAATAATCCGCAGGAAGACGGTATCCTACCTTTGGAACTGGCTGTTCCAAAGGTAGATTTGGTCATGACAACCTATGCAACGGTTGTCCGTGACAGGGAGTTGTTGTCCCATTTTGAATGGGACGCTTTGGTTGTGGATGAAGCACAAAACATTAAAAATGCAGATACAAAACAGGCTACAGCAGTACGTGAGTTATCAGCGTTCCATTCAATTGCCTTAACGGGAACGCCAATAGAAAACCGTTTGGAAGAGCTGTGGTCGATTATGGAATTTCTGAATGTCGGATATCTTGGAAACAGAAGTTGGTTTCGTCGTCAATTTGTAAGTCAAGTGTCACATGAACCGAAAGGGCAGGCGGCCAGACGATTACAATTGTTGCTGCAGCCGGTGCTCTTGAGAAGAAGGAAAACCGATCCGAGTATTCAGGTAGAACTGCCTGAGAAATGGGAGGTCCGAGAATATACCGGTTTGACAGCGGAACAGGCTGCCTTGTATCAGTCAATTGTAGGGCAACTGTGGTCAGGGATTTCTTCTGCAGCTTCTGCGATGTCCCGCAGAGGACAAATTTTGGCAGCTTTAGTCCGATTGAAGCAGTTATGTGATCATCCTTGTTTGATTGCGGGAGGCAGTAATACCGTACAACGTTCTGCAAAGCTGAAAATACTGCTGGATTTGGTCTCTGATGTGGTGGAAGAAGATGAAGGTGCTTTAATTTTTACCCAGTTCCGCGACATGGGTGAATTAATATGCGAGGCGTTGGAACAGCGATTTGGTTGGAAACCGCGTTTTCTGCATGGAGGGTTGAGTGCGAGTGTCCGCGGTGAAATTGTTTCTGCATTTCAATCAAGGAAAGATCCATCGCCAGTGCTTGTATTGTCGCTAAAGGCAGGCGGTGTAGGCTTAAATTTAACGAGAGCCAACCACGTGTTTCACTTTGACAGATGGTGGAATCCTGCTGTTGAAGACCAGGCGACAGACAGAGCCTTCCGAATTGGGCAAACAAAGGATGTACAAGTTCACAAATTAGTTTGTTCAGGCACACTTGAAGAACGAATTGATAAATTAATTACGGCCAAAAGAACCTTGTCCCAAGCAGTAGTTGGAGAGTCAGAAGGTTGGATTACAGAGCTCAATGACGGCCAGTTGCAATCTTTGTTTGCTTTGGATATGGAATCTGCCTTGGAGGAGGATGACTAATGGCTTCCCGTAAGGGTGCAGGAAAGGTACATGCAGAGTGGAGAGATGTTTTGCAGGAATTGGATTCAGCCCAATCCCGGCGGTGGAAATCTGCAGCAAAGCAGAGCAATGTCAACATTGTTTCCGTTACGGAACAAGGTATTGAAGCTAGGGTGAAGTGGCATAACATCGGCGGAGGAAAACGTACTTTTTCATTGCGCGTTCCGGTAGTAAGCTGGTGGGCTTCATACCGCAGCCAGGTTGTCATCTGGCTGGCCAGGCGTCCGGACTGGCAAGCTGCTTTTTTGGCCAATGAGTGGGATGATGATTTTTTGCAATTTCTGTCCGGAACAGGTCTTTCTCTGTTCCCAACAGAGGACTACCTTCAACAGGTCCAAAACGAAGCAGTTTGTTCTTGCGCAGTTCCTGAAAACCCATGTATTCACATGATGGCCATGTTTGAGACTTTGATGCGTGAACAGGAGATTTATCCGTACAAAGCACTGGAATACGTAGGGTTGCCATTTGCATCGTTACTTGACGATGTTCATGCGAAGACGGCTGAATGGCTGTTAGAGAAACACTCTGCAGACAATCACGGGTTTCCGGAAACAAAAACAGAGGTTTCGAGCTCTGAGTTATCAAAAACGGAAGTGTCGGAAGGCGCGGAAACTGCAACAGAACAAATTCAGTCATCAGTATCTTTTTGGCCCGAAGAAAGAGAGCTAATGAAAAGACTGCAATCTGAGCCAACCGTAGACTTTGCCGGTGATTCTCGCTTTCCATTGAACATCAGCAAGGAGCAACTGGAGAAATGGGGCAAAAACACAGGTCTGACATAGAGATTCATTACGTGAGTATTAAATAATGTGAGACTGGGATTCGTAGTGCTGCTGAGTGTTTGAAGGTGAATTCTCTTCACGGTGTTCTGAATTGGCAGGAGTATCTTCGGTTTGAAGCGCTTGTCTGGAAAAGAACCCAATTAATGCGGCAAGAGCAATAATCGTCACAATAAATCCAATGGCCACGTTTAAATCCCCCGTTCTCTTATCATTCTTTCCGATAGTCGAAGCTGCTGCTTGTTTAATTTTCTTAAGCTCTGGCTAAGTGTTTTCAATATATTAGACGCAGTTTGTCTACAAAAGGTTTCAATGAATTTTTGATTTGTAAAAAATTCATTTGTTGATCCAAGTTTATTGGATTCTTCCATATTTTTATTACACTTTTATGCGAACATACGTTTGTATCCGGCTTATCAGGGGAGTATAATCACTAACACGAACATATGTTCTTATTGAGGTGGTAAGTGTGAAAGTTACATTGTTTGGTGAAGCACAAGGAGTCATGGCGTCATGTGCATCTGAACTGTGGGGTGCAGTGCAAAACGGTGTCATTCGTGATGCTTCTGTTTTAGCCAGAGAACAAGGTATCTGTGCGGGCATGAGTGAAAAATCTGCAAAGGCTTTGCTGCCTTCTATTGAACTGTGTTCAGTGTCTGCGGAACCTGAACCTGTGATGAAACGTGTTTGGAAAGTCATCAACAATTTCACACCCTGGCTCGAATTTGTAGAGAACAATGGATTTTATGCAGAGCTTCCAAAATACCTAGGTACATCTGAAGAGGTTCGTAAAATTTTGTCGGCTGTAGACAGCGAAATTTCTTTTGCCGGGCGAGTTCGGGTCGGAATGGCAGAAAACAAGCAGTTGGCACGTGCACTCGTGGAATGGAGCAGATACGGTTCCATTCCGGGTGCGGGGTTTTTTACTGTGAATAGACAGCAATTAATTGTCTCTCCATCCATTTTGCATGAGTTTAAAGGAGACAGTTCTACAAGCTGGATACGAAGTCTGCCAATCGCAGCAATGTGGATGATTGCAAAGCGTTATCAGCAGGAATTAAT
Proteins encoded in this window:
- a CDS encoding glycosyltransferase, which encodes MVTISLCMIVKNEEDTLARCLDTVHDLVDEINIVDTGSEDKTVEIAKEYTERVFHFPWTGNFAEARNESFSHATMDYIFYMDADDVLLEEDRDKLKSLKESLNPAIDSVSMYYNAGMDSFGNVTLRYRRHRLLRREKNYKWYGDCHNYLNVAGNIMNSDVAVTHKSPPNKKSRIGRNLSIYQTKIERGDGFSPRDYFYYGNELRESGRHQEAIESYEKNLAMKEGWVDDKIHACINMADCYRILKDDSKELTSLLRSLEYGVPRPETLCRIGYHFHRQKKWQIAAYWYEQAINMKPDFNQWSFSYPAYSTWYPHLQLCVCYYYMGNFQKAWEHNEEAGKYRPEDTSVLHNRKLLESKLNMTPTTTEA
- a CDS encoding Xaa-Pro peptidase family protein — encoded protein: MSLDAGIKERVAALQQILKENNTDVLVATSPANLYYFTGVWLETGERASALLLSSQHNPVWVVHEMFQHEAEGAQVSKKMWKDGDNPYQLIMESIDSNARYAVDGNWEARHVLQLMNADKASRTPVLGDDMITAARVCKDEAELRYLSRASEMADEVVSKIKGELSTAKTEGELTERLWQLWQEVGAEGMSFPPIVATGTNGAAPHHEPNETQLQENTTVIVDTGGVYQHYCSDTTRTFILGEPSDEMKKVYQLVLDAQKAGIAAAKPGVAAQEVDKACRKVITDGGYGTYFTHRTGHGVGLDIHEAPFVVGGNQQVLQPGMVMSVEPGIYIPGKFGVRIEDLIVIEEDGATSLNQAPKELQDVIVK
- a CDS encoding DUF1811 family protein, which codes for MLYSDMTPSHLENEMKQLQQQGQRAYDEANWSEYEINMHKWYLAKSYLIQDNVHLKIGRTYSLAEAHDRLTVNKLKGIMAWGIRESDAEEIAVPIAMLEEYD
- a CDS encoding YtrH family sporulation protein; the encoded protein is MNGFLGQLLVDFLVAMGMVLGGALLGGIGAVFRHDYPMDTMVLLAERLKIWAMVSTLGGTMDTIRAIETGVLDAKFSVLGKQFTYLTAAFFGCQVGFWIIKAIAGGKAPSSI
- a CDS encoding DEAD/DEAH box helicase; its protein translation is MTITGTEQPGVLTQEPLFVSGQYSPEKLWWKNGFASIHVENGTRHQVLELLKLLSPVDQSRLTLSSDQTVAMQADTFFDLLEQFQEPKAPVQKMIKLDENLKLFIRIQRWAFQIVRNYDVLAFAGLADMGTDQLVEEFLKLAYSGDEGWVQSGGMKNHVAAWVPALTDTYAQALRRLYITSADDYLKDSWNSRLPWKRDKHGQVIVDHWLCYCVDRFIQKCSVEIQQEDSDETSGSGFRIPYRGEQELIEAWQKGLGQKEKQPFSADRWLIWRMLKHTFSESGWKASTVTDTSGAGTCHLEMELLPPAANSSVSEWKLIWYIAHNHWPHRVPLSQWWEQEKRVIWIGHERLDRPDSWFLPLLRQAGEFSHLIERTLQQPAPAEVVIPPTELMPLIYDDLPKIAGLGVEFKYPDIETLETNDVRIRVQVKRAKSKGAQRGRQQSARTESWFDAQQIVDFDWTVVLGETEISRDEFQRMVEEQSPYIQLGGSWRLVPIQEIFEQLKSFQQFTQPESAQTNLLQFSRTVSLSNESPIDVEVEYESDAIVVKRWIEALRSAANPPKLPEPMGFHGELRHYQMLGFSWLIHLRKMGLGGCLADDMGLGKTIQILAYLMYLKEENQARGVHLLVCPTSLLQNWRSELTRFTPELRVHVHHGSARNNPQEDGILPLELAVPKVDLVMTTYATVVRDRELLSHFEWDALVVDEAQNIKNADTKQATAVRELSAFHSIALTGTPIENRLEELWSIMEFLNVGYLGNRSWFRRQFVSQVSHEPKGQAARRLQLLLQPVLLRRRKTDPSIQVELPEKWEVREYTGLTAEQAALYQSIVGQLWSGISSAASAMSRRGQILAALVRLKQLCDHPCLIAGGSNTVQRSAKLKILLDLVSDVVEEDEGALIFTQFRDMGELICEALEQRFGWKPRFLHGGLSASVRGEIVSAFQSRKDPSPVLVLSLKAGGVGLNLTRANHVFHFDRWWNPAVEDQATDRAFRIGQTKDVQVHKLVCSGTLEERIDKLITAKRTLSQAVVGESEGWITELNDGQLQSLFALDMESALEEDD